A stretch of Castanea sativa cultivar Marrone di Chiusa Pesio chromosome 2, ASM4071231v1 DNA encodes these proteins:
- the LOC142624919 gene encoding uncharacterized protein LOC142624919 — protein MCKDLMNQLQHLQRVVNHFTTEQIANNRLQLKASIFIVRYLAFQAIAFRGRDESFSSLNRGNFFESLAKVKKAIREEISDGKFCIKVDEARDESMKEQMAVVFRYVDAEGFVKERFFGLIHVVNTTTLTQKKGIYSLLSQHCLDIQNIRGQRYDGVSNMRVKASKQVVPISGFFPTLLFLIKIVNASRKHNEQLKVANANEIAHLIDLEELEIGSGLNQISTLQRPIETRWSSHFRSVSSLLRMFTPTLEVLHIIIDGEIDGEHRAEAELAYEGLTSLEFVFILHLETENMEITDKLFQALQSQSQDILNAMHLVLSTKALLQKFRYDGWDGLLTTLISFCEKHSIYVPDMKARYVARQGRARNQQDNVTIEHHYRVNIFYATIDSQLQEINHRFNEDTIELLRLSSALEPREALKSFRSRDLCLLVKNFYPQDFTDYEKQVLEKELYHFEYNVVQDPEFQKLKSLSELCQWLVRTRNLKHYKLVYRMVRLVLTLPVSTATTERAFSAKKVVKTNLRNKMENDFLTDSLMLYVEKDIISTFSLDSIADDFEDLKECRVPFS, from the exons ATGTGTAAGGACTTGATGAACCAATTACAACATTTACAAAGGGTAGTTAATCATTTCACTACTGAACAAATTGCAAATAATCGGTTGCAACTGAAGGCCTCAATTTTTATTGTCCGATATCTTGCCTTTCAAGCTATAGCTTTTAGAGGTCGAGATGAAAGTTTTAGTTCATTAAATCGTGGGAACTTTTTTGAATCATTGG CCAAAGTGAAGAAGGCCATTCGGGAAGAAATTAGTGATGGAAAGTTTTGCATAAAGGTTGATGAAGCTCGTGATGAGTCCATGAAAGAGCAAATGGCTGTGGTTTTTAGATATGTTGATGCAGAAGGCTTTGTGAAAGAACGTTTTTTTGGGCTTATTCATGTTGTTAATACTACGACTTTGACTCAAAAGAAGGGGATATATTCTTTGTTATCTCAACATTGCTTAGATATACAAAATATTCGAGGGCAAAGATATGATGGAGTAAGCAACATGCGAG TAAAAGCATCAAAACAAGTTGTCCCTATTAGTGGGTTTTTTCCTACATTGCTTTTTCTTATCAAAATTGTTAATGCTTCACGCAAGCATAATGAGCAATTGAAAGTTGCCAATGCTAATGAAATAGCGCATTTGATTGATCTTGAAGAGCTTGAGATTGGAAGTGGACTTAATCAAATTAGCACTTTACAACGACCTATAGAAACACGTTGGAGTTCACATTTTAGATCAGTTTCTAGCTTATTAAGGATGTTTACTCCAACTCTTGAAGTTTTACATATTATAATTGATGGTGAAATTGACGGAGAACATCGGGCAGAAGCAGAGTTAGCTTATGAGGGTTTAACTTCACTTGAATTTGTCTTTATCTTGCATCTTGAGACAGAAAATATGGAGATTACTGACAAACTTTTTCAAGCTTTGCAAAGCCAATCTCAAGACATTTTAAATGCCATGCATTTAGTTTTATCTACTAAGGCACTTCTCCAAAAATTTAGATATGATGGATGGGATGGCTTACTCACCACTTTGATATCATTTTGTGAGAAGCATTCCATTTATGTTCCAGATATGAAAGCTCGTTATGTTGCGAGGCAAGGTCGAGCTCGTAACCAACAAGATAATGTTACAATTGAGCATCATTATcgagtaaatattttttatgctacAATAGATTCTCAACTACAGGAAATAAATCATCGGTTTAATGAAGATACAATAGAGTTACTTAGGCTTAGCTCAGCTTTAGAACCTCGAGAGGCATTAAAATCTTTCAGAAGTAGAGATCTTTGTTTGTTGGTAAAGAATTTCTATCCACAAGATTTCACAGATTATGAAAAACAAGTGTTGGAGAAGGAGCTTTATCATTTTGAGTATAATGTAGTCCAAGATCCAGAGttccaaaaattgaaaagtttatcTGAGTTGTGTCAATGGTTAGTGAGAACTAGAAATTTAAAACACTACAAACTTGTTTATAGAATGGTGAGACTTGTGCTTACTCTTCCAGTTTCTACTGCTACTACAGAGCGAGCATTTTCAGCTAAGAAAGTTGTCAAAACTAACCTTCGaaacaaaatggaaaatgattttttgacgGACTCTTTGATGTTATATGTTGAAAAGGATATAATTTCGACATTTAGTTTGGATTCAATCGCagatgattttgaagatttgaaagagTGTCGAGTTCCCTTTTCATAG